Proteins encoded by one window of Synechococcus sp. MVIR-18-1:
- a CDS encoding NAD(P)H-hydrate dehydratase — translation MVWPPLDAEHWLVSAEQMLALEQEWLGSGLPVAALMEAVGQAMAEWCLQRPKRLEQGVLVLVGPGHNGGDGLVVARRLLHAGVEVRLWAPLPLRQALTQTHWRHLEWLGARVLEMQPDPSDAALWVEALFGLGQHRPLPEGLALLLSERERVQPGRLISLDVPAGMHSNHGRFEAGGGAVASDTLCVGLVKRGLVQDAALANVGRVHRLDPGVPPQLIEQLRPAAVLRVMAKDLATLPVPQDAPTAMKYQRGRVLLVAGSERYRGAALLAAQGAMASGVGSLRAALPEAVADAIWQWIPELVLSAGLPATASGGLAWGPWLADADLSRLDALLLGPGIGALDGQWDAWAEPLLSFEGLLVLDADGLNALAASKHGWRWLCRREFPTWITPHPSEFARLFPDFSRLEPLESAQSAAAESGAIVLLKGAHSVIADPNGVVHQLVDTSVQVARTGLGDLLAGFAVGWGARCWACGEKPRGTDLAAAALLHAEASQTSEEATSASEIGKTLSALTRQICAN, via the coding sequence TTGGTCTGGCCTCCCCTAGATGCGGAGCACTGGCTGGTCAGTGCCGAACAAATGTTGGCCTTGGAGCAGGAATGGCTGGGCAGTGGTTTGCCCGTTGCCGCCTTGATGGAGGCCGTTGGCCAAGCGATGGCTGAGTGGTGTCTTCAGAGGCCAAAGCGTTTGGAGCAGGGCGTATTGGTGTTGGTGGGACCTGGCCACAACGGTGGTGATGGGTTGGTGGTGGCCCGGCGTCTGCTGCATGCCGGAGTGGAGGTCAGGCTGTGGGCGCCGCTGCCGCTCCGTCAAGCACTCACCCAAACGCATTGGCGTCATCTGGAGTGGCTTGGGGCAAGGGTTCTGGAGATGCAGCCCGACCCAAGCGATGCAGCCCTGTGGGTGGAGGCTCTGTTTGGCTTGGGACAACACCGTCCACTACCGGAAGGATTGGCGTTGTTGCTCAGCGAACGCGAGCGTGTTCAGCCCGGCCGGCTGATCAGCTTGGATGTGCCTGCGGGGATGCATTCCAACCACGGCAGGTTCGAGGCAGGCGGAGGGGCGGTGGCCTCCGACACGTTGTGCGTGGGCCTGGTGAAACGGGGGTTGGTTCAGGACGCAGCTCTGGCCAACGTGGGGCGGGTGCATCGCTTGGATCCGGGTGTTCCCCCCCAGTTGATCGAGCAACTGAGGCCAGCGGCTGTGCTGCGGGTGATGGCAAAGGATCTGGCAACCCTGCCGGTTCCCCAAGATGCGCCAACGGCGATGAAATATCAGCGCGGCCGTGTGCTGTTGGTGGCAGGAAGCGAGCGCTATCGCGGCGCAGCACTCCTGGCGGCACAAGGGGCCATGGCCAGTGGGGTGGGAAGTTTGAGAGCGGCCTTGCCTGAGGCCGTTGCTGATGCCATCTGGCAATGGATTCCTGAGTTGGTGCTATCGGCGGGATTGCCAGCTACTGCCTCGGGGGGATTGGCCTGGGGGCCATGGCTGGCTGATGCCGATCTCTCCCGCTTGGATGCGCTGTTGCTGGGGCCTGGGATTGGTGCGTTAGACGGGCAGTGGGATGCCTGGGCAGAGCCCTTGCTGTCGTTCGAGGGGCTGCTCGTGCTCGATGCCGATGGGCTCAATGCCTTGGCCGCCTCGAAGCACGGCTGGCGCTGGCTTTGCCGGCGTGAGTTCCCAACCTGGATCACCCCGCATCCCAGCGAATTTGCAAGGCTTTTCCCTGACTTCAGCAGGCTGGAGCCGCTGGAGAGCGCGCAATCGGCTGCGGCAGAAAGCGGAGCCATTGTCTTGCTTAAGGGGGCTCATTCGGTGATTGCCGATCCGAATGGGGTGGTGCATCAACTCGTTGACACCTCGGTGCAGGTGGCTCGCACAGGCCTGGGCGATCTGTTGGCTGGATTTGCGGTGGGCTGGGGTGCGCGCTGCTGGGCTTGCGGGGAGAAGCCGCGGGGAACAGACCTTGCCGCAGCCGCTTTGCTTCATGCGGAGGCGTCACAAACCAGTGAAGAAGCCACGAGTGCCAGTGAGATTGGCAAAACCCTTTCTGCGCTCACCCGTCAGATTTGCGCGAATTAA
- a CDS encoding RNA polymerase sigma factor, RpoD/SigA family has protein sequence MVSSTARTSETQRRRSSDPISWYLSTIGRIPLLTAAEEIELGNQVQKFMELTQDGSVSADSEEFSSKDRRLIRVGQRAKQRMMKANLRLVVSVAKKYQGKGLELLDLIQEGSLGLERAVEKFDPTRGYKFSTYAFWWIRQSMTRAIACQSRTIRLPVHLSERLTTIRKVSLDLAHKLGAMPSRLEISEALDMPVEELDSLLRQALTTSSLDAPVNGEDGRSFLGDLIADSSAEEPLDKVEQRIHHEQLGRWLSHLSEQEQHVLTLRFGLNGNERHTLAQIGRLLDVSRERVRQVELKSLRKLRNLTRRMSPTF, from the coding sequence ATGGTTTCCTCAACAGCTCGGACCTCCGAGACCCAGAGACGCAGAAGCAGCGACCCGATTAGTTGGTACCTCTCGACGATTGGCCGAATACCACTGCTGACCGCTGCTGAAGAAATTGAGCTTGGAAATCAGGTTCAGAAGTTCATGGAGCTCACGCAGGACGGCTCGGTCTCTGCTGACAGCGAGGAGTTCAGCTCCAAGGATCGACGCTTGATTCGCGTTGGTCAGCGTGCGAAGCAGCGGATGATGAAGGCCAACCTGCGGCTGGTGGTGAGTGTCGCGAAGAAATATCAAGGCAAAGGTCTTGAGCTTCTCGATCTCATCCAGGAAGGATCGCTTGGCTTGGAACGGGCTGTTGAGAAATTTGATCCAACCCGCGGCTATAAGTTTTCGACCTATGCCTTTTGGTGGATTCGCCAGAGCATGACGCGGGCAATCGCTTGTCAGTCACGCACCATTCGCCTGCCGGTGCACTTGAGCGAGCGTCTCACGACGATCCGCAAGGTGAGTTTGGATTTAGCTCACAAGCTTGGAGCGATGCCGAGTCGCCTCGAGATTTCAGAAGCCTTGGATATGCCTGTTGAGGAGCTCGACTCCCTGCTGCGCCAGGCCCTCACCACCAGCAGTCTTGATGCTCCCGTGAATGGAGAAGATGGTCGCAGCTTCCTTGGTGATTTGATTGCTGATTCTTCTGCGGAAGAACCACTCGACAAGGTTGAGCAGCGCATTCACCATGAACAACTCGGCCGCTGGTTGAGTCATCTCAGTGAGCAAGAGCAACACGTGCTCACGCTGCGTTTTGGATTAAACGGCAACGAGCGCCACACCTTGGCTCAAATTGGCCGTTTGCTCGATGTTTCGCGTGAACGCGTCCGCCAGGTGGAATTGAAGTCGCTGCGCAAGCTGCGTAATCTCACTCGTCGGATGTCTCCAACGTTCTGA